CGCGTTCGATCGAGCCCGCCATGCAGAAGGATATCCCGATACGGGTCAAGAACTCCTTCCGCCCCGATCTCCCCGGAACCCTCATCCTCCGCGATAAGCACCAGGAGAAGCGGGTGGTCAAGGCCCTCGCCCTGATCGAGAAGGTGGCCCTCGTCAACGTCAACGGCGCACAGATGATCGGTCGTCCCGGTGTCGCAAAGACAATCTTCTCTGCGCTTGCAGAGCGTGAGGTGAACGTCATGATGATCTCACAGGGCTCAAGCGAAGCAAACATCTCGCTCATCATCGATGAAGCTCACCTGGAGAATGCCATCTGTGCGCTCACCCCGATCGTGAAGCAGGGTATCGTGCGTGAGGCGACCTACGATCGGGATGTCGCCGCGCTTGCCGTCGTGGGTGCGGGAATGGCCGGCTCCCCGGGAACCGGGGGCCGGATCTTCTCCGCGCTCGGCGGGGCCGGGATTAACGTCATGATGATCTCGCAGGGCTCAAGCGAGGTGAACGTCTCATTCGTCGTGAAGGCGAGTGATGGGAAGCGTGCCCTGAAGGTGCTGCACGATGAATTCCGCCTCTCGGAGAACTTAGATGACTGAACATACGTATCGTGAAGCAGGGGTCGATATCGACCTTGAGGCCCGGGCAGTACGGGCACTGATTGATACCCTCACCTACCGGAGATCCGGCACGTTCTCGATGCTCGGGAAGGTAGGGCACTTTGCCGGGCTGATCGATTGTGGGTCATACGCCCTCGCGCTTGCCGTCGACGGCGTCGGCACAAAGATGCTTATTGCGGATACCCTCCGCGACTGGAGTACCGTCGGGATCGACTGCATTGCAATGAACGTCAACGACCTCTACGTCATGAACCTCGAGCCCGTGGCGTTCGTCGACTACATCGCGACCGACGCCCTCTCGCCTGAGAAGATGGCCCAGATCGGCAAGGGCTTAAACGAAGGGGCGAGGCTTGCGAACATGAATATTGTCGGCGGCGAGACGGCGACACTGAAAGGGCTCGTGAACGGCCTCGATCTTGCCGGAACGTGTCTCGGCGTCCAGAAGAAGGAGAAGATCATCACCGGAGAAGAGATTGTCCCCGGCGATCGGATCATCGGGGTTCCCTCGAGCGGCATTCACAGCAACGGTTTGACGCTTGCGCGGAAGGTCGTTGAGGACTGCGCCTCGTATGATACCCGCCTTTCAAACGGAAAGACCCTCGGCGAAGAACTCCTGACCCCGACCAGGATCTATTCCGAAGTCCTTCGGGTGACGGAGGCCTGCACGATCCACGGAATGTGCCACATCACCGGCGGAGGCCTCTTGAACTTCACGAGGCTCACGGAGTATGGGTTCTCCATCACCGATCCCCTCCCGGTCCCCGAGATCTTTACCTGGCTGCAGGAGAACGGCGAGATCGGCGACGTGGAGATGTACCGCACCTTCAATATGGGCATGGGCTACGCATTCATCGCCCCGGCCGAGAGCGTCGCCGTGATCCAGTCGATCATCCCCGAAGCCCGGGTGGTCGGAGAGGTTACCCGCGAGCCGGGGGTGCGGCTCGCGGGTGTGGAGATCCGGTAGGATCTCCCCGACCTTTCTCCTCAGAATCACGCCCCGCCGCCGTATTCCTCGAAGTAATGCATCGCCTCTGGAACCTGTTCCCGGACAAGTTTCAGGAAGTGGTTTGCAAGATCCGGATCGGCTATCCGGAGCGAGTGCTGCATCTCCCGCTCCATATCTTTCTCGAGTCCGCCCTTCTGGTCCATCTCCGCTTTGATCTCGTGGACGGCGTTCTCGACCTCCTCTTTGCTCTCCCACTTCAGCACCGATATGGTTCGCGCCAATTTACTTCACCTCGGGGCCGCATATGGGGAGAAGTTCTATTTTAGGTTAACTTTGATGATGAGAAAAAAAGAGATCTCTTAAGGTTCGCTCTGATCGAGGAGCATCTTTTCGGCTTTTTCACTGATGAGCGCGCTGTTTCCGGCTGGATCCTTGATGATGACCGTGAACGGGAAGGCAACCTCCCGGGCGGCGCCGATCTTCTCAAGCACCTGGAGTGCGGCTTTGCGCTCCTCCTCACTCTCGGGGTTTGCCAGAACGGCTCCTACCGCCTGTTGGAAGCGATCGAGAACCCCCTCGATGTTGGTGACGAACCCTTCGCAGGCGGTGCCGGGTTCGACTGCAAGACCGAGCTCCGGGATCTCGATCGTTCCTGTTGTGCTCCGCACCACCCGGATGGAGAGGTCCTCAGGCTCTTCGATGCGCACCGTCCATTGGACCGGGTCGCCCTCCCCGAGGATGATGGTGTCGACATGCCGGTAGCCGCAGGCGCCGCAGGTGATCGAGACCAGCAACAGATCGGGATAGTGAGGGATATCAAGGCGGTGATGGACGATCTGGATCTCGCTCCCGCATGCCGGGCAGGTTCCAGGGTAGGATTCCCGCACTACACGCCCCCACCGATCTTCTCGCGGGAGACCTTGACGGACATCGGGGTGACGATGACATACTTCTGTTCTCCGAGACCGACAATGTCGCCGTTCACATCCTTTGCCACGTCACGAAGGTCCTTTAAAACCCGCTCGAACGTTACCTTATCCATCTTCAGTCGACCGACATCTACGATGACGATGTTGCCATTATAGATTTCGTCTTTCACGCGGGGGGTGTCCTTGAGATCGGCGATGGTGGCGATCTTGATATACATGGATGCCGGCTCTTCGTCATTTGGTCCCTCATAGGAAGCAAGATCGAGTTCCATGTAATCTTCTTCGCTTCGGACGGGATTTTTACCGAGGATGCTGTCAAGGAGCTTTTTAACCATAGAAAAAATGAGGAATGAATTTTATTTAATAGTATCTTTTTATTTTCCCGATTATATTTCTAGATTCCAGATATCGTCCCCGACATAGTGGATGCTCTTGACCGATTTGCCCTTCTCTTGCTGTTCCATATCGGTGGCATCGAAGAGCGCAATACCCACGGCGAGCGGTTTACCGTAGCGCTCCTCGACGACCTGCACCGGATGCCCGGCACGGACGTCCGGCGTGATCGAGACGATCCCGGGGCGCATGGCATCCGCGCCGTTTGCCACAAACCTGACCGCGCCGGAGTCGACCACTACCCGCCGCTCCGGGATCGGGTGCTCGACGAGCCCCCGGAGGGTGGGGAAGGCCCAGGCATCGGAGGCCATCAGGAGTGGTTTTTTATCGACGAGGTAGAGTTCTATCGGGGCATCTGTCTCCACCCGCTCGATCCGGTCGGAGCGGAAGAGGTCGGCCGACTGCCCGATCTCGTCCGCCAGAAGGTTTAGGAGCTCGGTTATCTGTGACTTTCGGATGACGTGACGCTTCTTTATCGTGATCTTCGGCATGGATTTAAGACCTCGGGGATGTATACTCCGTTGCTCCGCAACGCGGTTATATTTAAGTAGCTTCCTCGCTCAAATATATTACTCCAGAAAGGACGGCAAAGGGTAATCACATGACGCCAAGACCGTTGGATATTTTAGATCAGGTACTGAATCGTCAGCCCGTCATCATCAGCCTTAAAGGTGGAAGGGAGATCCGGGGAATCCTCCAGGGATACGACGTTCACATGAATCTGGTACTGGATAAGGCAGAAGAAGAGGTGGACGGTGCAGTGCAGAAACTTGGCACGTTGATCGTCCGCGGTGACAACGTAATTTACATCACTCCTTCAGTTGAATAAGTAGGTGAGAGAGCATGTCAAAAGGCACACCATCAATGGGTAAGCGGCAGAAGCGCACCCACATCGCCTGCAGGCGTTGTGGCAAGATCTCATTCCACGCACAGCACAAAGTCTGTTCGGCTTGTGGCTTTGGAAGAAGCCGGAGGATCCGCAGTTACCGCTGGACTGAGAAGAAGGCAAAGGTACCGACGCACTAGAGCTGTATCATGTGTGGTATCGTTGGCATCGTCGATGCTAGCGGTGTTTCCTTTCCGCTGTATTATGCCCTGTACGCTCTCCAGCATCGGGGGCAGGAGAGCGCGGGGATCTCTACTTTTGAAGGCACGACCCTGTACACGCACAAAGCCCAGGGGCTCGTTGCCGAGGTCTTCAACAGTCAGATCCTGCAGAAACTGCAGGGTAATGCTGGAATAGGACACGTCCGCTATCCAACGACTGGATCAAAGATCCCGGAGAACGTTCAGCCGTTCAACTTCCGGTATCTGGGGCTCGAACTATCGATTGCCCATAACGGCAACCTGGTGAACACTGCTGAGCTCCGGGCCGAGTATGAGCGCAGGGGCCAGATCTTCTCCACTACGACCGATACCGAGATCATCGGAAGCATCATCGCCGATGCGCTCCGGACCTCAAAGAGCATGGAGGATGCCGTCCGGCTCTGCATGCGGCGCCTGCGCGGCTCGTACTCCGTCGTCGCGCTGGTGAACGGTACTGTCTATGCGTTCCGCGACCCGCTCGGCATCAAACCGCTCTGTATCGGGAAGATCGACCATGGCTACATCGTCGCCTCGGAGAGCGTTGCGATCGACGCGCTGGACGGCACCCTTCTTCGAGACGTCCGGCCGGGCGAGCTTGTCTGCATCGATGAGGACGGACTCTCCTCCACCCAGATCGCGACTGCGAACCGGAGGGCGCACTGTATCTTTGAGTATATCTACTTCGCACGTGCGGACTCGGTCATGGACGGGACACTGGTCTACGATGTTCGGCGCCGGATCGGGCAGAGACTCTATGACGCAAAACCAGTAGAGGCGGATACCGTCTGTCCCGTCCCGGACTCCGGCATCGCGTATGCTGCAGGTTACGCCGAACGGTCCTGCATCCCGTTCGTCGAGGGACTGATGAAGAACCGGTACATGGGCCGGACGTTCATCATGCCGACCCAGCAGCAGCGGGAGCGGGCGGTCCGGATCAAACTCAATACCGTCAGGGGTAACCTCAAAGACAAACGCGTGGTCCTCGTCGACGACAGCATCGTCCGGGGGACGACCTCCCGCCGGATCGTGAACATGATCCGGGAAGCGGGGGCAGAGGAGATCCATCTCCGGGTCGGTTCCCCGCCGATCATCGCGCCCTGCTATCTCGGGGTGGATATGCCCACGCGGGCGGAGCTCATCGCAAGCAGCAGGGATGTTGAAGCGGTCCGGGAGAGCGTCGGGGCGACGACGCTCGCCTATATCCCGCTGGAGGATCTGGTGGAGGCGATCGGGTGGAGCGAGACGAACCTCTGCACCGGATGCCTGACGGGATGTTACCCTGTGGATATCCCCGGGGAGCGGAGTTGCCACTGCATCGTGGACTATGTGGCCGGCACCCACCAGGCCGACCTCTCATCCTTCAAGATGGAGAAAGAGAGGACGGCGTAAGTCCCTCTCTTAAATTTTCACCCGCGAAGGCTCTCTTTTTTGTGTGTCGCAATACTCCCTAGTCTGGTGTTTGGGACTTTTGGGTTATGATTAGAGTGATACAAACGGTGCAGGAGGAAATGCTGCAAAATGCAAAACAGAGAAGAACCGGACATAGCGAGGGATGGATTTGAACCATCGATCTACGGGTTATGAGCCCGCCGGGATTTCCTGACTACCCCACCTCGCTTCTTACTTGTGAGGTATGTAGTATTGTACGTTTGGTGATATATAATTATCTGAGAGCCCGGCAATCGCCCTTACGTCTTCGCCCCGCGAATTCCGGGAATTCTCGCGCAATTTTTAATAGGGCCGTTTACCATACCTGCAGTCTATGGTAGAGAGAGAACCGACGGACGATGAACTGCAGCGTCTCCGGGAAGAGCGCCTCCGGGAGATGGAGGCTCGCCTCCTTGGCAAACAGGCGGGTGTTATCGAGATCACGGACGATACGTTTCAAAAGACTATACGGGATCATCCGTTCGTTGTTGTCGACGTCTGGGCGGAATGGTGCGGCCCCTGTCGGATGGTGGCCCCGATTATCGAGGAACTTGCGCGTGACTTCGCCGGCAGGGTGACTTTTTGCAAGTGCAATGTCGACCAGAACTCCCGGGTGGCCATGCGCTTTGGTATATCGGCAATACCGACGCTCCTCTTCTTCGCAAACGGCGCGCTTGTCGACCGGGTGGTCGGTGCGCTTCCGAAAGAGACCATCAGATCGAAGGTTGCGCGGGCTTTTGAGATCGGCTAAAGGCCCCCGCCCTCCCGGGATCGGAACCGTTTGGAGAGTCGTGCGGCCATGATGAAATCGTTTCTGGAGAGCCCGCCGATGGCGTAGGTGTACCAGGCCACATCCACATACCGGTTCTCGCGGACCCCGATATCCGGGAGGTGACGCTCCCGCGCGGCAAACGCGGCGATCTCGCAGAGCAAGCTCAGGGCTTCGGAAAACTCCCTGCAGGCAAACCGGGCGCAGAGTCGACCGTCTTCAAATCTCCAGTCCGGAACCTCCGGCAGAAGTTCTGCGATCTCCCGCCGGGTCAGTGGTGCCGTGTTCGCGACATCCGGGCTGATCATTTCAGACGAAAGATCCATGGTGATCCCTCTTCCGGGCAGACTAAAAAAGGTTCTTCTTTTGAGATGCCCTATCAGTGCAACTTTTTGATCAAATATGCCACGTTCTCGGCGAACCGCCGGACCGTTCGCATCCCTTCCTCATCGGTCAGGGCCTCACCCGGGGCCCAGCCAAAGACCATGTTCCAGTAGGTCGAGCCCGGCACGATCATATCGTTGATCAGGTAAAACATCAGCAGTTCCTGGAGCGTTGCGGTATGTCCGCCGCGCCGCGCCACGGCGATCGGGCCGCCCACCATCCGGGAGAGGAACCCGTCGGAGGCCATTGAGACCATCCCGATCCGCTGCAGCGCCGCCATAACGTCACCCCGGGCGGTCCCGAAGTAGACCGGGGTTCCGACGATGAATCCCTCCGCTCCCCGGAGTTTCTCGATGATCTCGTTTAAG
This is a stretch of genomic DNA from Methanoculleus thermophilus. It encodes these proteins:
- the purM gene encoding phosphoribosylformylglycinamidine cyclo-ligase, encoding MTEHTYREAGVDIDLEARAVRALIDTLTYRRSGTFSMLGKVGHFAGLIDCGSYALALAVDGVGTKMLIADTLRDWSTVGIDCIAMNVNDLYVMNLEPVAFVDYIATDALSPEKMAQIGKGLNEGARLANMNIVGGETATLKGLVNGLDLAGTCLGVQKKEKIITGEEIVPGDRIIGVPSSGIHSNGLTLARKVVEDCASYDTRLSNGKTLGEELLTPTRIYSEVLRVTEACTIHGMCHITGGGLLNFTRLTEYGFSITDPLPVPEIFTWLQENGEIGDVEMYRTFNMGMGYAFIAPAESVAVIQSIIPEARVVGEVTREPGVRLAGVEIR
- a CDS encoding ZPR1 zinc finger domain-containing protein, with product MRESYPGTCPACGSEIQIVHHRLDIPHYPDLLLVSITCGACGYRHVDTIILGEGDPVQWTVRIEEPEDLSIRVVRSTTGTIEIPELGLAVEPGTACEGFVTNIEGVLDRFQQAVGAVLANPESEEERKAALQVLEKIGAAREVAFPFTVIIKDPAGNSALISEKAEKMLLDQSEP
- a CDS encoding cell division protein SepF translates to MVKKLLDSILGKNPVRSEEDYMELDLASYEGPNDEEPASMYIKIATIADLKDTPRVKDEIYNGNIVIVDVGRLKMDKVTFERVLKDLRDVAKDVNGDIVGLGEQKYVIVTPMSVKVSREKIGGGV
- a CDS encoding RNA-binding protein — translated: MPKITIKKRHVIRKSQITELLNLLADEIGQSADLFRSDRIERVETDAPIELYLVDKKPLLMASDAWAFPTLRGLVEHPIPERRVVVDSGAVRFVANGADAMRPGIVSITPDVRAGHPVQVVEERYGKPLAVGIALFDATDMEQQEKGKSVKSIHYVGDDIWNLEI
- a CDS encoding LSM domain-containing protein → MTPRPLDILDQVLNRQPVIISLKGGREIRGILQGYDVHMNLVLDKAEEEVDGAVQKLGTLIVRGDNVIYITPSVE
- a CDS encoding 50S ribosomal protein L37e, whose translation is MSKGTPSMGKRQKRTHIACRRCGKISFHAQHKVCSACGFGRSRRIRSYRWTEKKAKVPTH
- the purF gene encoding amidophosphoribosyltransferase, which produces MCGIVGIVDASGVSFPLYYALYALQHRGQESAGISTFEGTTLYTHKAQGLVAEVFNSQILQKLQGNAGIGHVRYPTTGSKIPENVQPFNFRYLGLELSIAHNGNLVNTAELRAEYERRGQIFSTTTDTEIIGSIIADALRTSKSMEDAVRLCMRRLRGSYSVVALVNGTVYAFRDPLGIKPLCIGKIDHGYIVASESVAIDALDGTLLRDVRPGELVCIDEDGLSSTQIATANRRAHCIFEYIYFARADSVMDGTLVYDVRRRIGQRLYDAKPVEADTVCPVPDSGIAYAAGYAERSCIPFVEGLMKNRYMGRTFIMPTQQQRERAVRIKLNTVRGNLKDKRVVLVDDSIVRGTTSRRIVNMIREAGAEEIHLRVGSPPIIAPCYLGVDMPTRAELIASSRDVEAVRESVGATTLAYIPLEDLVEAIGWSETNLCTGCLTGCYPVDIPGERSCHCIVDYVAGTHQADLSSFKMEKERTA
- the trxA gene encoding thioredoxin, producing the protein MVEREPTDDELQRLREERLREMEARLLGKQAGVIEITDDTFQKTIRDHPFVVVDVWAEWCGPCRMVAPIIEELARDFAGRVTFCKCNVDQNSRVAMRFGISAIPTLLFFANGALVDRVVGALPKETIRSKVARAFEIG
- a CDS encoding 4a-hydroxytetrahydrobiopterin dehydratase — encoded protein: MDLSSEMISPDVANTAPLTRREIAELLPEVPDWRFEDGRLCARFACREFSEALSLLCEIAAFAARERHLPDIGVRENRYVDVAWYTYAIGGLSRNDFIMAARLSKRFRSREGGGL
- a CDS encoding flavodoxin family protein, with the protein product MATGKVILLCGSPRLEGNTAQVLAECAKVIEAEGLETETVLLAEKKILSCTACGLCSNGECALDDDLNEIIEKLRGAEGFIVGTPVYFGTARGDVMAALQRIGMVSMASDGFLSRMVGGPIAVARRGGHTATLQELLMFYLINDMIVPGSTYWNMVFGWAPGEALTDEEGMRTVRRFAENVAYLIKKLH